In Aegilops tauschii subsp. strangulata cultivar AL8/78 chromosome 3, Aet v6.0, whole genome shotgun sequence, one genomic interval encodes:
- the LOC109745939 gene encoding uncharacterized protein — protein MGIQVAPPSPSSLGGGCVRLSRAQSSSSLATWSAGIARRRSGHAMVTRALSASIDSVGSHGGDDEEFLRRIQELAVGLHPGAGGCGWPASVERSASSVGLPLSLRMLKRKKRQQGQRGRWDERLLDRAGESGSGRGAVGRAFSSMVLIIRELQSFALQMRQALFYEDMQSVLARVHAEMDASFVWLFQHIFAGTPALMVSVMLLLANFTVYSMGDNIAMAANLPPPQPTVAAVAMLDAQHAEQSRPDQRFDSVSLNMFSIGRTASVDGSSGGGGKAPPVAGATGDDRSDESSYRQSGAVLPQDESQATPVGAAAEDTEDELVIWKRIADEATRMQASVRVEALMDPDILGQLVAPVEAKLDTEDVADYARTEQRYAMAVSEEPSNALLLANFAQFLYLVQRDHDRAEHYFKRAVRAEQPADAETLGWYATFLWKARNDLAAAEETFQEAIAAEPSNGHHAAAYAHFLWNTGGEDTCYPLD, from the exons ATGGGCATCCAGgtcgcgcccccctccccatCCTCTCTGGGCGGCGGCTGCGTGAGGCTGTCGAGGGCCCAGTCGTCGTCGTCGCTGGCGACCTGGAGCGCCGGCATCGCCCGCCGGCGCTCCGGGCACGCGATGGTGACGCGCGCCCTCAGCGCCAGCATCGACAGCGTCGGCAGCCACGGCGGGGATGACGAGGAGTTCCTCAGGAGGATCCAGGAGCTCGCCGTGGGGCTGCACCCGGGCGCCGGCGGCTGCGGCTGGCCGGCGAGCGTGGAGCGGAGCGCCAGCAGCGTCGGCCTGCCGCTGTCGCTCAGGATGCTCAAGCGCAAGAAGCGGCAGCAGGGGCAGCGCGGCCGGTGGGACGAGCGGCTGCTCGACCGCGCCGGCGAGTCCGGCTCCGGCCGCGGCGCTGTGGGACGGGCGTTCTCGTCCATGGTGCTCATCATCCGGGAGCTCCAGAGCTTCGCGCTGCAGATGCGGCAGGCGCTCTTCTACGAGGACATGCAGAGCGTGCTCGCGCGCGTCCACGCCGAGATGGACGCCTCCTTCGTCTGGCTCTTCCAGCACATCTTCGCCGGCACCCCCGCCCTCATGGTCTCCGTCATGCTCCTCCTCGCCAACTTCACCGTCTACTCCATGGGTGACAATATCGCGATGGCCGCCAACCTCCCGCCTCCCCAGCCCACCGTTGCGGCCGTCGCAATGCTCGACGCCCAGCACGCGGAGCAGTCCCGTCCCGATCAGCGGTTCGACAGCGTGTCGCTCAACATGTTCTCCATTGGCCGCACGGCCTCGGTGGACGggagcagcggcggcggtggcAAGGCTCCGCCGGTCGCCGGGGCCACCGGCGACGATCGCTCGGACGAATCCTCGTACCGGCAAAGCGGCGCGGTGCTTCCTCAGGACGAGTCACAGGCGACGCCGGTGGGGGCGGCCGCGGAGGACACGGAGGACGAGCTGGTCATCTGGAAAAGGATAGCCGACGAGGCGACGAGAATGCAGGCGAGCGTGCGCGTGGAGGCTCTGATGGACCCGGACATCCTGGGGCAGCTCGTCGCGCCGGTGGAGGCGAAGCTGGACACGGAGGACGTGGCCGATTACGCGAGGACGGAGCAGAGATACGCGATGGCCGTGTCCGAGGAGCCCAGCAACGCGCTGCTGCTCGCCAACTTCGCGCAGTTCCTGTACCTGGTGCAGCGCGATCACGACCG GGCGGAGCACTACTTCAAGCGGGCGGTGCGCGCGGAGCAGCCGGCGGACGCGGAGACGCTGGGGTGGTACGCGACGTTCCTGTGGAAGGCGCGCAACGACCTGGCGGCCGCGGAGGAGACGTTCCAGGAGGCCATCGCCGCCGAGCCCAGCAACGGGCACCACGCGGCGGCCTACGCGCACTTCCTGTG